A stretch of the Mesorhizobium huakuii genome encodes the following:
- the motA gene encoding flagellar motor stator protein MotA has product MGILIGLVVTLGCVLGGFMAMGGHLHVLVQPWEAVVICGAALGTFLVANPMKTVKDTGKGILEAFKQAVPKEQDYLETLGVLHSLMRELRSKSRSEVEAHIDNPEESAIFQAFPTVLKNHDLMNFICDYCRIIIIGNARSHEIEALMDEEIQTIRSDKMKAYHALVAVGDGLPALGIVAAVLGVVKAMGALDQSPEILGGLIGAALVGTFLGIFLSYAVVGPVATKIKTVREKKNRLYIIVKQTLLAYMNGALPQVAIEFGRKTISSYERPTIDAVEQSTMNTGGAEKKAA; this is encoded by the coding sequence GTGGGCATTCTCATTGGACTTGTGGTGACGCTCGGCTGCGTCCTTGGCGGCTTCATGGCCATGGGCGGGCATCTGCACGTGCTGGTCCAGCCTTGGGAAGCCGTGGTCATCTGTGGCGCCGCGCTGGGCACCTTCCTGGTCGCCAACCCGATGAAGACGGTCAAGGATACCGGCAAGGGCATTCTTGAAGCCTTCAAGCAGGCGGTGCCGAAGGAACAGGATTATCTGGAAACGCTCGGCGTGCTGCACAGCCTGATGCGCGAATTGCGCTCGAAGTCGCGCAGCGAGGTCGAGGCGCATATCGACAATCCGGAAGAATCAGCCATCTTCCAGGCCTTTCCGACGGTGCTCAAGAATCACGATCTGATGAATTTCATCTGCGACTACTGCCGCATCATCATCATCGGCAATGCCCGCTCGCACGAGATCGAGGCGCTGATGGACGAGGAGATCCAGACGATCCGCTCCGACAAGATGAAGGCCTATCACGCGCTGGTCGCGGTCGGCGACGGCCTGCCGGCGCTGGGCATCGTCGCCGCGGTGCTCGGCGTCGTCAAGGCGATGGGCGCACTCGACCAGTCGCCGGAAATCCTTGGCGGCCTGATCGGCGCCGCCCTTGTCGGCACCTTCCTCGGCATCTTCCTGTCCTATGCCGTGGTCGGGCCCGTCGCCACCAAGATCAAGACGGTGCGCGAGAAGAAGAACCGCCTCTACATCATCGTCAAGCAGACGCTGCTCGCCTACATGAACGGTGCGCTGCCGCAGGTGGCAATCGAATTCGGCCGCAAGACCATCTCATCCTATGAGCGGCCAACCATCGACGCCGTCGAGCAGAGCACGATGAACACCGGCGGCGCCGAGAAGAAGGCCGCTTGA
- a CDS encoding DUF1217 domain-containing protein: protein MTLLSTFTSYQLITKDIAKSIDRIEQQPTVDRDTQYYLANITKVKSIDDFVNNDRLFKYAMKAYGLEDMDYAKAFMVKALKEGVSDSNSFANKLTDKRYAAFVSAFNFAANGADATIYNKAQQLVTKNYATQAQIAGLDPNSDYVKGETTYYLANITKVKSVDDLMSNSRLYTYALAAYGLDSATEDKDLIKQVLQSKVSDPDSVANKQTNPAYAGLAVAFNFEANGENATTINPAQQPTVDKYLRQTLEEDAGQTNEGVRLALYFQRKAPDITSWYDVLADTALASVVRTALGLPDSFATADIDKQAQLFEQKLDLTDFTDPAKLTKFLTRFTSMYEINNPTSTAVTSVSVLFAQPVTVGISTDLMMAMQKLKF, encoded by the coding sequence ATGACGTTGCTCAGTACCTTTACCAGCTATCAGTTGATCACCAAGGACATCGCCAAGTCTATCGACCGCATCGAGCAGCAGCCGACGGTCGATCGCGACACCCAATATTATCTCGCCAACATTACCAAGGTGAAATCGATCGACGATTTCGTCAACAATGACCGGCTGTTCAAATATGCCATGAAGGCCTACGGACTGGAGGACATGGATTACGCCAAGGCCTTCATGGTCAAGGCGCTCAAGGAAGGCGTTTCGGATTCCAACAGCTTTGCCAACAAGCTGACCGACAAGCGCTATGCCGCGTTCGTCAGCGCCTTCAATTTCGCCGCCAACGGCGCCGACGCCACCATCTACAACAAGGCGCAGCAGCTGGTGACGAAGAACTACGCCACGCAGGCGCAGATCGCTGGCCTCGACCCGAATTCGGACTATGTGAAGGGCGAGACGACCTACTACCTCGCCAACATCACCAAGGTGAAGTCCGTCGACGATCTGATGTCGAACAGCCGGCTCTACACCTATGCCCTGGCCGCATACGGTCTGGACTCGGCGACCGAGGACAAGGACCTGATCAAGCAGGTCCTACAAAGTAAGGTGAGCGACCCTGACAGCGTCGCCAACAAGCAGACGAACCCAGCTTACGCAGGACTGGCTGTGGCCTTCAATTTCGAAGCCAATGGCGAGAACGCCACCACCATCAATCCTGCGCAGCAGCCGACCGTCGATAAGTACCTGCGCCAGACCCTTGAGGAGGATGCCGGTCAGACCAATGAGGGCGTGCGGCTGGCGCTTTATTTCCAGCGCAAGGCGCCTGACATCACCAGCTGGTACGACGTGCTGGCCGACACGGCCCTTGCAAGCGTCGTGCGCACCGCGCTGGGGCTGCCTGATTCCTTCGCCACCGCCGACATCGACAAGCAGGCGCAGTTGTTCGAGCAGAAGCTCGACCTCACGGATTTCACCGATCCCGCGAAGCTCACCAAGTTCCTCACCCGCTTCACCAGCATGTACGAGATCAACAACCCAACCTCGACGGCCGTGACGTCGGTCAGCGTGCTCTTCGCTCAGCCGGTCACGGTGGGCATTTCCACCGACCTGATGATGGCCATGCAGAAGTTGAAGTTCTGA
- the flgF gene encoding flagellar basal-body rod protein FlgF, with translation MQDSLYVALSAQMALERRLDTIADNVANANTVGFRATGVKFEDLVSGTGQKSVSFASSGKTYLSGAHGPLTETGNPFDFAIQGDAWFAIDTPAGTVMTRDGRFSMNENGELMSIEGHPVLDAGGAPIQLDPRNGPPKAGADGSLRQNDQLVGSIGLYNFDPGENFVRYGNSGIVPARTPEPVTDRSDVGIAQGFVEESNVNPVLEMTRLIMVQRAFENTAALMRQTDSSTDEAIKTLGSKS, from the coding sequence ATGCAAGACAGTCTCTACGTCGCCCTTTCCGCGCAGATGGCGCTCGAGCGCCGGCTCGACACGATCGCCGACAATGTCGCCAACGCCAACACCGTCGGCTTTCGTGCCACCGGCGTGAAATTCGAGGACCTGGTGTCGGGCACCGGGCAGAAATCGGTGTCCTTCGCCTCGTCGGGCAAGACCTATCTTTCGGGCGCCCATGGCCCCCTGACCGAGACCGGCAATCCGTTCGACTTCGCCATCCAGGGCGACGCCTGGTTCGCCATCGACACGCCGGCCGGCACCGTCATGACCCGCGACGGCCGCTTCTCGATGAACGAGAATGGCGAGCTGATGTCGATCGAAGGCCATCCGGTGCTCGACGCCGGCGGCGCGCCGATCCAGCTCGACCCCCGCAACGGCCCGCCCAAGGCCGGCGCCGATGGCTCGCTGCGCCAGAACGACCAGCTCGTCGGCTCGATCGGCCTCTACAATTTCGATCCGGGTGAGAATTTCGTGCGCTACGGCAATTCCGGCATCGTGCCTGCGCGCACCCCCGAGCCGGTCACCGATCGTTCCGATGTCGGCATCGCTCAGGGCTTCGTCGAGGAATCCAACGTCAATCCGGTGCTGGAGATGACCCGGCTGATCATGGTCCAGCGGGCCTTCGAGAACACCGCCGCCCTGATGCGGCAGACGGATTCCTCCACCGACGAGGCGATCAAGACGCTCGGCTCGAAGTCGTAG
- the fliI gene encoding flagellar protein export ATPase FliI produces the protein MSLDRSSIRAPERQVQPAPEDRLAALERVIRRFSNTDGLVKRGGLVTEVTPTHYKVRGLSDFARLGDMVEQRGQAGARRGEIVKISRDEIVVAPFERSADAGIGDAVFRRGPLAVAPHGSWRGRTVDALTRAIDGGPPLIRGDDLSGSATTPGAMARQRVGTAFMTGVKVIDIFTPLCFGQRMGVFAGSGVGKSTLLAMLAGADAFDTVVVALIGERGREVREFLEDTIGDSMAKTVAVVATSDESAMMRRRAPDTAMRVAEHFRDQGHRVLLVLDSITRFAHALREVATGTGEPPVARGYPASVFTELPKLLERAGPGVEGPGVEGKGSITAIISVLVDGDDHNDPVADSVRGILDGHVVLDRAIAEQGRYPPVNPLSSISRLAGKAWSVEQRALVTRLKSMISRFEDTRDIRLLGAYQGGADAELDIAVRQVPLIYEALTQSPRDRPSADPFSDLARHLKGKLNAESGD, from the coding sequence ATGTCGCTCGACCGGTCCTCCATCCGTGCACCCGAAAGACAGGTCCAGCCGGCGCCGGAGGATCGGCTGGCCGCGTTGGAACGGGTTATCAGGCGCTTCAGCAACACCGACGGGCTGGTCAAGCGTGGCGGCCTCGTCACCGAAGTCACGCCCACGCACTACAAGGTGCGCGGCCTTTCCGATTTCGCCAGGCTGGGCGACATGGTCGAACAGCGCGGCCAGGCCGGCGCGCGCCGCGGCGAGATCGTCAAGATCAGCCGTGACGAGATCGTCGTCGCGCCCTTCGAACGCAGCGCCGATGCCGGTATCGGTGACGCCGTGTTCCGCCGGGGACCGCTCGCGGTCGCGCCGCACGGCTCATGGCGCGGCCGCACCGTCGACGCGCTCACCCGGGCAATCGATGGCGGTCCGCCGCTGATCAGGGGCGACGACCTGTCGGGCAGTGCCACGACGCCCGGTGCCATGGCACGGCAGCGCGTCGGCACAGCCTTCATGACCGGCGTCAAGGTCATCGACATCTTCACGCCGCTGTGCTTCGGCCAGCGCATGGGCGTCTTTGCCGGTTCCGGCGTCGGCAAGTCGACGCTGCTCGCCATGCTGGCCGGTGCCGACGCGTTCGACACCGTCGTCGTGGCGCTGATCGGCGAACGCGGTCGCGAGGTCCGCGAATTCCTCGAGGACACGATCGGCGACAGCATGGCCAAGACCGTGGCCGTCGTCGCCACCAGCGACGAGAGCGCCATGATGCGCCGGCGCGCGCCTGACACCGCCATGCGCGTCGCCGAGCACTTTCGCGACCAGGGCCACCGTGTGCTCCTGGTGCTGGATTCCATCACCCGCTTCGCCCATGCGTTGCGCGAGGTGGCGACGGGAACCGGCGAGCCGCCGGTCGCCCGCGGCTATCCCGCCTCGGTTTTCACCGAACTGCCCAAGCTGCTCGAACGCGCCGGGCCGGGCGTGGAGGGCCCCGGGGTTGAAGGTAAGGGCTCGATCACCGCCATCATTTCCGTGCTGGTCGACGGCGACGACCACAACGATCCGGTCGCCGATTCCGTGCGCGGCATCCTCGACGGCCATGTCGTGCTCGACCGCGCGATCGCCGAACAGGGTCGCTATCCGCCGGTCAATCCGCTGTCGTCCATATCGCGCCTGGCCGGCAAGGCCTGGAGCGTCGAACAGCGCGCTTTGGTGACGCGGCTGAAGTCGATGATCTCGCGCTTCGAGGACACGCGCGACATCCGACTGCTCGGCGCCTACCAGGGCGGCGCCGACGCCGAGCTCGACATTGCGGTGCGCCAGGTGCCGCTGATCTACGAGGCGCTGACGCAATCGCCCAGGGACCGCCCGTCGGCCGATCCGTTCTCCGATCTCGCCCGCCATCTCAAGGGAAAGCTGAATGCCGAATCAGGAGACTGA
- the flgB gene encoding flagellar basal body rod protein FlgB gives MEPVSLFDLAAKQAQWLSVRQSAIAGNIANANTPGYTANDVEPFEKVLDRTAVSLQTTEAGHLGSAATNAGFTIKPQEDDGVVMPSKNTVVLEDQLLKAGEVRRSFELNTAIVKAFHSMMMMAVKS, from the coding sequence ATGGAGCCTGTTTCCCTTTTCGATCTCGCCGCCAAGCAAGCGCAGTGGCTTTCCGTGCGCCAGTCGGCGATCGCCGGCAACATCGCCAACGCCAACACGCCGGGCTACACGGCAAACGATGTCGAGCCCTTCGAAAAGGTGCTCGACCGCACCGCGGTGTCGCTGCAGACCACCGAGGCCGGCCATCTCGGCAGCGCCGCGACCAATGCCGGCTTCACCATCAAGCCGCAGGAAGATGACGGCGTAGTCATGCCGTCCAAGAACACCGTCGTGCTTGAGGACCAGCTTCTCAAGGCCGGCGAGGTGCGCCGCTCCTTCGAGCTCAACACGGCGATCGTCAAAGCCTTCCACTCGATGATGATGATGGCGGTGAAGAGCTGA
- the flgC gene encoding flagellar basal body rod protein FlgC yields MDALTAALKVAASGLGAQSERLRVVSENLANAQSTGTTPGADPYRRKTISFVSELDRASGSSTVEVNSIDRDPSIFPVEFQPGNEAADEKGYVKMPNVNVLIEMADMTEANRSYEANLQVVKQARDLISMTIDLMRNQ; encoded by the coding sequence ATGGACGCACTGACCGCAGCACTGAAAGTCGCAGCATCCGGCCTCGGCGCCCAGTCCGAGCGCCTGCGTGTGGTTTCGGAAAACCTCGCCAATGCCCAGTCGACCGGCACCACGCCCGGCGCCGACCCCTATCGCCGCAAGACCATCAGCTTCGTCTCCGAGCTCGACCGGGCCTCCGGCAGCTCGACGGTTGAAGTGAACTCGATCGACCGCGATCCGAGTATCTTTCCCGTCGAATTTCAGCCCGGCAACGAAGCCGCCGACGAGAAGGGCTACGTCAAGATGCCCAACGTCAACGTGCTGATCGAAATGGCCGACATGACCGAGGCCAACCGCTCCTACGAGGCCAACCTGCAAGTCGTGAAGCAGGCGCGCGACCTCATTTCAATGACCATCGACCTGATGAGGAACCAATGA
- a CDS encoding flagellar hook-basal body complex protein FliE: protein MIVSGIGALNLKPGLGDTATDMLQGGVAPATAGNLGTSFAEAVSQAASKTVNTLQNAEQVSLQALKGDADTRQVVDAVMSAQQALQTAVAIRDKVVSAYLEVSRMGI, encoded by the coding sequence ATGATCGTGAGTGGCATCGGCGCGCTTAACCTGAAGCCCGGGCTGGGCGATACGGCGACCGACATGCTTCAGGGCGGTGTCGCGCCGGCGACAGCCGGCAACCTTGGCACCTCCTTCGCCGAAGCGGTGAGCCAGGCAGCCTCCAAGACCGTCAACACGCTGCAGAATGCCGAGCAGGTGTCGCTCCAGGCGCTCAAGGGCGATGCCGACACGCGCCAGGTCGTCGATGCCGTGATGAGCGCTCAGCAGGCGCTTCAGACCGCCGTCGCCATCCGCGACAAGGTCGTTTCGGCCTATCTCGAAGTCAGTCGAATGGGTATTTGA
- the flgG gene encoding flagellar basal-body rod protein FlgG, giving the protein MKALAIAATGMNAQQTNLEVIANNIANINTTGYKRARAEFSDLLYQVDRTQGVPNRSNASLVPEGVSIGLGVKTTAVRNVHTQGELTSTGNSFDMALTGRGWFQIEGADGGTLYTRAGAFNTNATGQLVTVDGASVIPAITVPVNAVEVIVNKTGEVFARIDGQTAMQSLGQLQIANFANEAGLAPLGDNLFQETTASGPANVGVPGDPGFAAIQQGYLEASNVDPVKEITELISAQRAYEMNSKVIQAADDMASVVSKNIR; this is encoded by the coding sequence ATGAAAGCACTTGCCATCGCCGCCACCGGCATGAATGCCCAGCAGACAAATCTGGAAGTCATCGCCAACAACATCGCCAACATCAACACCACCGGCTACAAGCGGGCGCGCGCCGAATTCTCCGACCTGCTCTACCAGGTCGACCGCACGCAAGGCGTGCCCAACCGCTCCAATGCCTCGCTGGTGCCGGAGGGCGTTTCGATCGGCCTCGGCGTCAAGACGACGGCCGTGCGCAATGTGCACACCCAGGGCGAACTCACCAGCACCGGCAACAGTTTCGACATGGCATTGACCGGTCGAGGCTGGTTCCAGATCGAGGGCGCCGATGGCGGCACGCTCTACACCCGCGCCGGCGCCTTCAACACCAACGCCACCGGCCAGCTGGTGACAGTGGATGGCGCCAGTGTCATTCCGGCCATCACGGTACCTGTCAATGCCGTTGAGGTCATCGTCAACAAGACCGGCGAGGTTTTTGCCCGCATCGACGGCCAGACAGCCATGCAGAGCCTCGGCCAGCTTCAGATCGCCAACTTCGCCAATGAGGCAGGTCTGGCGCCGCTCGGCGACAATCTCTTCCAGGAAACCACGGCATCCGGCCCGGCCAATGTCGGCGTACCCGGCGATCCCGGCTTCGCCGCCATCCAGCAAGGCTATCTCGAGGCTTCCAACGTCGACCCGGTCAAGGAAATCACCGAACTGATCTCGGCGCAGCGCGCCTATGAGATGAATTCCAAAGTAATTCAAGCCGCCGACGACATGGCCTCCGTCGTCTCCAAGAACATCAGGTAA